AGGATCGAAAGCCGGCTCCAGATCACCCTTGGAGATCGAGACTGATTCAACCAAAACCAGTCGTACTGACAAAATCACTGAGCAGTAAGACTGACAAAGTCATTGAGCATTGACAATCCTGGGGGTGAGGGACAGTCAGGTCAAATGTCCAGTACAACGCGTATCTGCCATTCGCGGCGGTCTTGCCTCACCGACAGCCCGTGGTACGTTGCGGCCTTCACCGCCGGGCGCAGGCGGTGCCGCTGGGAGTCGGCGGACTCGCCCCGGCACTCGGCGGTGAGGGACGCGCCTTCGGGCGCCACCTTTACGGAGTAGGCGACCGGAAGGAAGTCGTGGGCTTCGTAGTGGAACAGGAGCTCGTTGAGCCAGTCTACAACCAGGGTTTCGCGGTCCGTGGAGGTGACGGCTATATGGCGAGAATGCATCTCCCGGACGGTGGAAAGGTCAGCGATTAGGTTGAACATGCCGACGGCGGCCTGGGCGAGCGCCTGCTCGAACGTTGCGCCGCGCGCTGCTACGCCAATGTCGGCAGTGTGCTCGAAGTAGTCGTAGGTCATGGAAGAGAATTATGAATTATGAAGGATGAATGGTGAAGGTTCGATCCGAAAGGTCCCCTTCCTCATTTCATACTTCATAATTCATC
The DNA window shown above is from SAR202 cluster bacterium and carries:
- a CDS encoding archease; translated protein: MTYDYFEHTADIGVAARGATFEQALAQAAVGMFNLIADLSTVREMHSRHIAVTSTDRETLVVDWLNELLFHYEAHDFLPVAYSVKVAPEGASLTAECRGESADSQRHRLRPAVKAATYHGLSVRQDRREWQIRVVLDI